From the Daucus carota subsp. sativus chromosome 8, DH1 v3.0, whole genome shotgun sequence genome, one window contains:
- the LOC108198566 gene encoding non-functional NADPH-dependent codeinone reductase 2-like, with amino-acid sequence MSIPQVTLSSGNAKTMPVLGLGTAADPFPGPETVVKAVLEAIELGYRMFDTASFYQTEAALGEAILQALSLGLIKSREDVFITSKIWCCDNHGDRVLPALRTTLQKMKMDYLDQYLIHFPASLKPGATFPYKPEEVFSIDIKSVWTAMEECQTLGLTKSIGVSNFTRKKLADILAFAKIPPAVNQVEMNPAWQQRKLMEFCNANGITIAAYSPLGGPGACWGSKGVLESEVLKEISTSKGKSVAQVALRWVYEQGVVIVMKSFNKERLKQNLEIFDWELTDEDSKRIAEIPQSRASLAEMFISETGLFKSLEQLWDGEQ; translated from the exons ATGAGCATCCCACAGGTTACTTTGAGTTCCGGGAATGCGAAAACCATGCCTGTTTTGGGACTGGGGACAGCAGCGGATCCGTTTCCAGGACCAGAGACTGTCGTAAAAGCAGTGCTTGAAGCGATTGAGCTCGGTTACAGGATGTTCGATACTGCTTCTTTTTACCAAACTGAGGCGGCCCTTGGTGAAGCCATATTGCAAGCTCTTAGTCTTGGTCTGATCAAGTCTCGCGAGGATGTCTTTATCACTTCTAAGATCTGGTGCTGTGATAATCATGGCGATCGCGTCCTCCCTGCCCTGCGAACGACTCTGCA GAAAATGAAGATGGACTATCTTGATCAATATCTTATACATTTCCCAGCGAGCCTAAAGCCTGGAGCAACATTTCCGTATAAGCCTGAAGAAGTTTTTTCGATAGACATTAAATCTGTTTGGACGGCCATGGAAGAGTGCCAAACACTAGGCCTTACAAAATCTATAGGTGTCAGTAATTTCACGCGCAAGAAGCTTGCTGATATTCTGGCTTTCGCTAAGATTCCTCCAGCAGTCAATCAA GTGGAAATGAACCCGGCCTGGCAACAGAGAAAGCTGATGGAGTTCTGTAATGCAAATGGAATCACGATAGCTGCTTATTCTCCGCTTGGAGGACCAGGTGCCTGTTGGGGAAGCAAAGGAGTGCTGGAATCTGAGGTTCTTAAGGAAATTTCAACGTCGAAAGGAAAATCTGTGGCGCAGGTGGCTTTGAGGTGGGTTTATGAGCAAGGAGTTGTGATTGTGATGAAGAGCTTCAACAAAGAGAGACTAAAGCAGAATCTGGAAATTTTTGACTGGGAGTTGACAGATGAAGATTCGAAGAGGATTGCTGAAATTCCGCAGAGCAGGGCTAGCCTGGCAGAGATGTTCATCTCAGAAACTGGCCTTTTCAAGTCACTTGAGCAGCTCTGGGATGGAGAACAATAA